Genomic segment of Strix aluco isolate bStrAlu1 chromosome 8, bStrAlu1.hap1, whole genome shotgun sequence:
GGTTGGGGTTTGCAAACTGGAGCTAGACAGCAGCCTGGCTGAAGGGGACCGTGGCCGGAGGGTTCCTACCAGAGCTTTGCTGGTGCCTTCACTTACGTCGGAGCCGAACTGCGTTTACCCCGACGAGCTGTACAGCACAGAATTCATGTTTTggaggtttctctttgctgtcaCCAACATCCAGCCTGCGGAGCCTTTCCTTTCGCACCCCAGGATCCCAAACTTCTCCCGGTAACTGTGTCAGCTCACCTGACCATCCTGCTGCTCTCCTTTTCACAAGATGGAGATTTGGGTTTAGAGAAGAACTTCTGTGCCTGAAGCGAGGACGTATTGACCTACGTCGCCTTGCGGAGCTGGTGATTTCCCACCTCCTGCCGAGAAAGCTCCTAACTTTCTCCGTCTTGCTCTTCAGGTGGATCTCTGTAAATACGTGTCCGTCAACGGGGCAACGGCTCACCCCCACGTTGAAAATGACGGGACAGTTTATAACATTGGcaattgctttggaaaaaattTTGCGCTTGCTTATAACATCATACGGATTCCTCCACTTCAGGCAGGTCAGTTAATCCCACCTCTGGGCAAACAGAGAAAATCTTGCCTTataaatcattttttttaatcctttgaaCGAGTTTTGTCatcaagttactttttttttaatctttagatATTATTGGCTTTTTTAAGTAACAGAAACGTTCTCTTTAAAACACTTCAAGGCAGTTTCTAAATCATGAACTTCCTTTGTGTTAAAGGCAGAAACTTGCTGGGTAAAGTCTATAAATACAGACTAAGCATGGGTGAAACCCTCCGTAACCCTGCGCCTGTCCCGTTGCAGACAAGGAAGACCCGATGAACAGATCGGAGGTGGTGGTGCAGTTCCCGTGCAGCGACAGGTTTAAGCCCTCTTACGTTCACAGGTAACGTTGCAGGGGGGGCAGTTGGCTGGCTGACGTGGGGTTTGTCCCAACTAACTCTGGTGAGCTTGATCTGCTCCCTGTGCGTTTCCAAACAGCTTTGGGCTGACCTCGAACTACATAGTGTTTGTTGAAACGCCGGTGAAAATCAACCTCCTCAAGTTCCTCTCCTCCTGGAGCCTTTGGGGAGCCAACTACATGGACTGCTTCGAGTCCAACGAAACTATGGGGGTAAGTGGCGGGTTGTAACAAACTGGGCTGGACTGGGCGGCCAGCCCTGGACTGGGAGGTCCATCCTACTGCTGTCACCTTCGTTTCTCTGAGCCCAAATCAAGCTGCTGCTTGCTTTTCAGGTCTGGCTTCACgtggcagagaaaaagaaaggcaggctCCTCAACATCAAATACCGCACCTCGGCCTTCAACCTCTTCCATCACATTAACACCTATGAAGATAACGGGTTTCTGATCGTCGACCTCTGCACCTGGAAGGGGTGAGTCCCTCCCCCGATGGAATTGCCTCAGCACTCACACCGACTCCCTTGACCCACCTAAATATTAATACATGATGACACGCAGAATATAGAGTGTGAAAGTTATCCAGAGGCGCAGAGCACCTGTTTAAAactcattttccaagaaaaaattgatttttatctttaatttgcCTATATCTTTAATAAGTTTAGTGACTGCTGAAGGGCTGATGTGattttggctgccagggctgcGATGAGCAGGATCTGGTTGAGGTCTGAATGCTGCTTTTTGCCACACAGAGAAATGTGGCACCGAAATGGTGATGCCCAGCCCCGCGTTGGCTGCGTAGCCAGGGCGCCCTGAGCTGAGATCCCAGCCGCTGCTGCAGGGTGCTTGGGGTGAACATGAGCAGTTGCTGGGTCTTCCTCTGCTGAGGAGCTGAACCAAGACTCATGTTCCCTGAATTTTAGTAAAAAAACAGCTGCATGTGACCCTGGCATTTGCAAATGCCATCTGTGTTTCTGTCTGTGATGCCGTTTTTGTGCAGGTTCGAGTTTGTTTACAATTACCTCTACTTAGCCAACTTACGAGCCAACTGGGATGAGGTGAAGCAGCAGGCGGAGAAAGCCCCGCAGCCCGAAGCCCGCAGATATGTGCTGCCCCTCACCATCGACAAGGTACCGGGGACGGCTCCATGGTGCCTGCACTTCCCCTCTGCGAGGCTTGTGGCTGAGCAGTGCTAGAGCCCTGCCTGACCCCGCTTCattcaaattaaacattttagtGGTGGGGGGAACCTAGAGTACGGGTCTTTTGAaggaactttttattttctttagttgtTCAGTGTTAAttctgtgagacccccctgcagtgctgggtcaaGCTCTGGGGActccaacagcagaaggacacggacctggtcgagcggggccagaggaggccacgaagatgctcggggggctggagcacccccctgtgaggacaggctgagagagttggagggttcagctggagaagagaaggctccagggagaccttagaacAgccttaaaggggctacaggaaaggggggagggactcttgatcagggggtgtagggataggatgagggggaatggttttagACAGACAGAGGGAAggtttagatcagatctaaggcagaaattgttccctgtgagggtggtgaggccctggcacaggttgcccagagaagctgtggctgccccctccctggaagggttcaaggccaggttggacggggctttgggcaacctgggctagtggaaggtgtccctgcctggggcagggggggtgacACTGGATGGGTTTTAAGGTCCCTCCCGGCCCAAAGCACTCTGATTCTGCGACTCCCCGTGTGTTGCAGAACACGTGTGTCTTTAGGAGCCCAGGAGGGCTGTCATACAGCACGGTTTCAGCAGCAGACACTCTTACTGCACTATTGctaagaaaacagcagcagcagccatccTGCAGCTCGATGAGGCTCTGCCTGCACTGTTCAACGCAGTTTGCAACAGATCTCTGCAAACAGACTAGAAAATTTGTTTCTCCGTTTCTCTTGGGTATATTTCTTTGTCCCAGGCTGACACAGGCAAAAACTTGGTCACGCTGCCCTACACGACAGCTACAGCGACCCTGCGCAGCGATGAGACCATCTGGCTGGAGCCCGAAGTTATTTTCTCAGGGCCACGCCACGGTACGATGACGATCCCGAAGTGCAGCCAGCAGCAACAcaagcaccccctgcaccccactaATCCTCacacttacctttttttttttttttgtagccttTGAATTCCCACAGATCAATTACAAGAAATATGGTGGGAAACCTTACACGTATACGTATGGGCTGGGGCTGAATCACTTTGTCCCAGACAGGGTAACTATCACCCAACGGGCAAGGCATGTCTTTTCCATGACCTTTCAgtttaaggacaaaaaaaaaagagtgtttctgagatgtggggttttgggtttttttcccacctttaGCTTTGCAAGCTGAACGTTAAAACAAAGGAGACATGGGTGTGGCAGGAGTTGGATTCGTACCCATCAGAGCCAATCTTCGTCCCCCACCCGGATGCCCTGGAGGAAGATGACGGTAATGCTGGTTCTGTTTAGTCCATGGCATCGCGGTTGGGAAAGCTCCTGGCTCCTTCTAACACTGGTGGGAAGTTTGAGGAAATGGGAAAATTAAGACCAAATGAAAACCAAGGAGGAGAAAGATCTCTAGGTGTAGATGACCTCTTGTCCTCATTTCCCAGCCTTTTCCCATCAGGAACTGCAATATTTGAAGAATTCCAGGTAGCAGAGCTTTGTAAAATTTAAACCAAGCGTGTTTTCTATTTCTAACCCATCCTCCTCGTGCAGGGGTGGAGGGAATTCAGGCTCTGTCACTCGAGGACACACAGTTATACTCATGCCCAGCACTGTACGTGTTCCTTCACACGTCCCCAGCCCTGTACCTGGCAGCACTTGGCCTGAGAGGGTGTCCACTTATTCCctcaattcctcctctctgaACAGGATTACGTGAAGCTGGGAGAAGTCTTAGCTCTGCTAAGAGCCAACTCTCACTGGTTTATACAGAGCCAAATTTCGTATTATgtgttttcagttcagaaaagtGCTTGTGCAGGGGATTAAGTCCCACTGAAATGGTTTAAGCTTGTTCTTAAAAGCTTTCTGTAACTGAAGTAGGCAATgtgcattttagaaatattttaatccaGTCTCACTTCCTGGGTCTTGAGCCCCTGCAGAAGCACTCTGAAAGCTGAGTTCACACCGGGCTCCGTGCTCTGCCCCCTTCCCCCAGGCCGTGCCTGCCGCTGTCACGGTCTGTTCACGTGTTCTCCTGCGGTGGGTGACCTGCGGAGCACACAAAGAACAAACCCCCCAGGAGAGAGGATGGCCTGTCCCCCACAGGGATGCCAGCACCCAGAAACGGGCATCTTGTCACATTAAGCCTCAGAAGCAgaattataatttataaattagTTCTTAATGTTGAAAAAATGGACAAATTTGATATATATTCCAGTCAGTGATGTTTGTCAGCCCCTGTAGTAGCTTTTCATAGTtccttttcagaacaaaaacatttctcggagtttaaaaaaaaaaaacacctctagGAGCTACCATGCCGCAGCAGCCCAGGCTGGCAGGATGATGACAGCCAGAACCCAAATTAGTACGAGAAATAAATAAGCCATCTCCCCATTTACTTCAGAGCTGAAGCTCAGGTGGTACGGGGGGGATTTTGCGGTGTCCTGTGTGCAGGGGGTGCGCTGGCCGTGCCcgggcagcagggacaggctgcATGTTTCTCACCTGCCAGGGGTGGTGCTGAGTGTGGTGGTGAGCCCGGGCCCAGGGCCGAAGCCTGCCTACCTCCTGGTCCTCAACGCCAGAGACATGAGCGAGGTCGCCAGGGCCGAAGTGGAGGTGAACATTCCTGTGACTTTCCACGGACTCTTCAAAAGAGCGTGACTGCCGCCTGCAACGCGCCCCCTTGGGCTGCTTCCGGCTCCAAAAAAGGTGCAGTCTCTGCTTACGAGCGCTGAAATGACCTAAATTCCTTCCACATCACCTGTTATTTGTATGGCTGTGTAATTAAGATTGAATATTTCAGTGTTGTTGATGACTCTTCAAAATACTTAACCGGGTGTTTTTCAAATACACCCTCCTGGCACAATTTTCAGACGTACAGTGCTAAGAACTCTACAGTtaaactttgttttaattttgttttaattaaaaaaacaagctGCAGCAGAGTCAAGGGTGCATGAAACAGCACAGTGTAAACTCAGTACTTGTACATGTGGTAATATTACATAGAACAGCCTCTGTGCTCTGTTACATGCTTTGAGGAAAGGTCATTTTTAGCCTAATCTGAAATATTATGGATTTAAATCCCCTCCTGGTCACTCCTTTAGCATCCTCAGAGCAATCGGAGTGGAGCCTTTCCATTGTGGCTTTGGAACTCAGAACTGGCAGGCCCAGGGCGCTGTGGCAGGCAGCATTTTAGCCTTTTCTAAGGCTTAAAACTGCACACcctctttcccatttcttttgtcAAAGTGCAGTTCTGGCTTTCAGGCTAAAACatgaatgtgaaaaaaatcaagcaattgTTACCACCTGGGATGAATTTACTTCCTTAGAGTCCTACAGACTCTCAGCTTAATCCTTCCTTTTCACAAAACAAATTTCCAACTTACGTAGTAAGAGGCTATGGTTCAAAATACAAGCTTATTGTTAATAGACATAAAAATCCAGGCTTCTTGTTTGTCAGTAGtggtttaacatttttattaatggtATCAAAGAATTAGAAAATCATTGACACTGAGGATTTGTAGTGCCTATACTAACTTTGAAAGGCTGATCATTTGAAAGCAGCTGCCCTGTTACATCCTGATGACAGGATACTGACACAGAGACACGACCCGGTACTTCTGCTGCTCCACAATCTCTAAGCACTGTGCAATCacctaattaaaaacaaaaaagcaacataaGCAACAAGcctgtgaaacaaaaaaaacctagtAAAATTTCCTAGTTATGCACTCATTCAGTAATGTATTTGTTCTTACTTTTTGCAAAACAATGAACATGTAAAATGAGCAGTTGTGAACAGGGTGTGGGTGTAACATGCcactggggcagggaaggggaacAGAAAAAAGGTCCTCAGCCCCCTCAAAGTTCACCCATTGCATACAGACACCACTAAAGCCTTTTAAAAGGCACAGTGCTGACAAGAGAATTACTTCTGGAACATAGGGAAGCTATTTTGCTATAAAACGCCAGTGAGAATATATTATGTGATCATCCATTTCTGTTAGGACATAGCTCTGCTCTGAAGATTCCTATTGCTTATCAAAAATTAGCACAACATCCTGCTTTTCCACATCTGTCTCTAAGTCATTCTTGGTGTCTTGTGACAACAGGGGCTGAAAATACAGAACTGCTTTTGGTTTTTGAACACAAGAAAATTCTCCATCTTCCCTTGCTACTGGAGCACACGCTGTCTTTTAAATGCCTATTTTAAGAAAAGCACATTAAGGATTGGAATGAGCACATGCTGTCAGTTCAGAGAAAGCTAAACATAAATTCCATCGATTAGCAAGAACTGTGATAAAGTAGCAAAACAATATTGTAAAAAAACAGCAAACGTGAATTGTGGGGTGCTGGTGAAAATTACCTGAGATTAACAATGATTCATTTCAATTATCacgtgttttcttttctttttcctagagaGAGGTAGTCTTGGGGCTCTAGTactagaaaatatttcagtgctctCCCATTATCAAAGTTCCCATAAAtgccacagaaaatatttataaaaaatatttattaaaaaaaatctaaaaaaatactTAACATCTACTTAGTACCATAACTATGTACCATATTCCTAAGGATTAATTGACAACAAGCTGTATTTGTGATCTTTAAGTAAACAAGCTTCAGAAGTGCAAAGAACATTTTAAGTATTGCTACTAAACAATCTAACAAGGAAAAAGAACACAGGTGGCAGCTTTCAGAAAGAATCTAATGGAGTGGATGTCtgccaacttaaaaaaaaaaaaaaaaaaggcagtgggtGCATCCCACATGTAAGCAGCAAATTACCAGCAAGAAGAGAAGGCTacaaaaagaaacattctgaGACAAAAGAATGGAAACAATATGAATGGTGAAGAGCCTGAACTTAAAGAGTGAAGATATGGGTGATGATGcaagagcaaaaaagaaaggattcAGATATGGAATCAAATGATAAAGTTAATTAAGAGGTTCAGTGAGGAAATGCTGTAGTCAAGTAACCAGAGttcaacagaaatttttttgaTAGATTactggggaagagaaaagatgagaattAGAAAGCTAAATTCCACGGGAAATGGAGTGAGACCCAGTTCTGGGAACCAGCATGCCGCTGACCTTGAGTGAGTCCTAGGCTTACACGTTTGCTGCAAGATCCTTTTGAGATCCAAGAATAAAATGTACTGTAGGGGAAAAACCCACCTTTCTAGTATTTTGAGGTAGAATTACACCATCATCCCAGAGTCTGGCAGAGGAATAAAATGCACTGCTTTCTTCCTCAAGCCTGGAGAAGACAGAGTATTaagctttattttattacaaaaatgtaataaaagcCATCAGgccaataaaacaaaaccagagatgaaAAAGGGATATAATTCAATCTCAGATGAATGTGCAGTACTACTGATAAAATTAATTAGAATCCAGCAAATAATACCCAACAGGTCTGATAATTCTGCAGTGCAGAGCACCTTCCACAGTCAGGTGATCACCACTGTTTAACAGACAGATACTAATACAGAATATCTTGATTTGGGGTTCtatggtttgggggtttggttctTTTAAGTCAAACGTTTGTGTTTCCTTGAGAAGATCCTAAGAGCAGACATAGAATTCCAcggaaatttaaaatatttttcagtagacTCAAGTTTGCTTTACTTGTTTGGGATGCGTTGATCTTTAAGAGGAACAGAAGTAGGTAATTTAACTAATTAAATCCCAGCGTAACTGCAAGGGTTTATATTTAATGTCCttacttttctttcagatgttttagCTCCGATTCATCTCCTGTACAGTCGTTGTCCCCAGCTTGTGGGACTGTGGAGAAATGTCTCGAATCCACAAGAGCAACTCTTGCATTAGGCCACAAGAACAGAAAGTTTGGACTGAATGATCTCCCACACTACAAAAAAACCGGACAGTACCAACTCATTGAAATTAATCACAAAAAGATGGCCATAGGATGACACAATCAAGTTCAAGGCAGAATGTAACACAGTTTAATTTGTAAAGCGTTAACGATACAGCTCCTTTACCGTGACAGCCCCAGCTCCTGTATCAGCACTCACACCCTGTAGTAGCAACCATCCCAATCCCCACTGCCTTCAGTATTGCTGGtttattatttccttcttcctccaagCACTCGCATGCCAGCAGCCTGAAGCATACACAGTACCACGACTGAAGGAGACGTGCTCCTTCATCGCCCAAAACGTGCTGAGAAGGAGGATTTGGTCCCAAGAAGGGATGTTTTTCAGATAACCTGGTTTTTAGGACTGGCTCTAGGTTCTTAGATGCAGACCAAATTGTTGGTAATCACATCTTGTGTTGCATTTCTTTAGAAGTAGTTAAAATAACGGATCGAGTTCACTGTCTGTAACAACAGCCAACTGTGTTTTAGAAATGAAGTGCTGTGAAATCTTGGTATAGTGTAAAAAGTCAATTAGCAAACCCATTAGATTGATGCCACCCGTACCATAACATAACTTTCACTCCCATAGCAGCCACCAACCACAATGGTTATTTTCGGAACAGCAGCACAGGCGACAGCAGCCATCATGGAGGCCTGGGCTTTTAATCTGTTGGACTGAGCTTCTgcctgaaatgaaaataaagattttagaTCCTCGAAGCCTTTCTTCTGGATTCCCTCCACTCTCACCAAACTTAATTTTCTAGAACATTTACTTCTTCACAGTTCTGTACAATCATTTCTTCCACAACAGTAAGACAGCATCATTAACTACCACAGCCCATTATGCACTTACTTTACAATGtaaatcagcaaaacaattaTAACCAGTGTGCAAAAACCTACGCTACTGCGCAGCCTGAGCTCTCCCAGGCTTTAGCAAAGCTCAGATACAACACAATTATGCCAGGCTTTGTCTTAAGTGCTGCTGACAGCTGGGAGGAACGGGGCTGCAGAAAGAGATCAGAAAATGTAATGCAGGTTTTACTGTGAGGCTCTCTGTAGCCCAGGACAACACATGCTGTACTTTAATGCCTTCACTCTTCTAAAAGAGAAATATCTCTCTTTCTGTGGAGCGCAGTGGTACCAGAAGAATCAATAGGCTGTATTTCCATGTAAAAAGCGCTATAAATTCCAAGTTTTACAGCTTGCATTGCCAGCTGGACAGTGCCATTTTAGATAAACATACAGGCCTGCTTAAAATTAGAATAAAGTGAGAATGCTAATGGAAAGATTTAAGAACAAAGTAATCATGATGGTTTGAACCATCAAGAGtggttgaaaaaaatatttttcctaacaataattttcaaaataaccaAAAGTAACCTTAAATACAACAAGAACTAGGAACTGCTTGAAGTAAACATATTGAACTAAAACTGCCGTACCTGTGAGATGCTCATTGGCTCTGCTGTATGTGGAGCAGTATTTTGGAAAAAGAGAATGGGAATGCTCCGCTGGCTGCACAGCTGTACGAAGTGGCTGCCCTTGAGAGAAGCATCGTGAGTCAGCTCCCCATTGTTAGCCACTATCCCCACCAAGTGCCTACAAGACACATGAACATTTTCACTTTTGAACCTAGAAATTATGAGTATGTAGCTCATATTGCTCTGAAGGATGGAAACATAAATAtccgtacacacacacacagacctgCCCTTTACAGAAATTCAGCATGTGCCAGGATGCACATACTGTGGCATTTCACTCAAGGACCCTCATGTACCTAACAACAAGAAGTCTCACAGCATCCCGATATGTAAAGCACGGAAGTATGAGCACGGATTAATACCCAGAGGGCAAGTAAGCTACAGGTGACCTGTCAGAGTTTACACTGCAAGACAACGTACAAGGTGTCAGGACTCTGGCCCCTCTCTAATGCCTGTAACATACAACGTAACAGTCAATCTGAAACGTTTATACTTTCAACCTAAATAGGCTCTAAAAATATATtctactaccttattatttttcATATGCTTAGACTGGAATTTTATGTGCTTCATAAATGTGTTAATACTACAGTCTGATCTGAATTACGCAAGGTTTCCTGTATGGGTATTATCCCGTCTCCATCCCATGGGAGAAGGGATGCTAGCTTTCCACTCAGTTTGGGAGGGAACACTTCTAAAGATGCTGTTTCTTATTTCTTAAGGAACCTGTTGAGACTTCAATGTTCCAAGTGTCTGGCTAGTAGTTTTTGTGAACAAACACATCATTTCACAAAATCACAAAAACCGTCCATTTGTAATCACTCTCTGCTGCTATTGGCCTGAGATGTGGTGAACTCAGAGCTCAGAGGCAGAATATCAGGCTTTCTAGAAGTATTTTATTACCAATTCTTGACTTCATAAACCTTGTTACTGGAATACTGTAAAACCTGATGATGATATGAAAGCTGTTTAGACAAATTTTGATAGTGAACTGTTCTAGCCTTACCCTTGCACATGGCCGAATCCCGTTACTAATGTTGTTCCATAATTAGCCTTGAATTCCTGGAATCTGCTTCCATCCATCAGACGGCTCAGAATCTGCAAAGATGCACAGTCCTTACTACAGAAATTGAAGTGAAAATAGGATAGTTTTGCTAAAAGATATGCTCTGTTCAAATAGTAACGAGACCTCTATAGCACAAGAAGTCAACCTAAATGAGCATAGAAGGCCCTTTTTATGTCTTACACTCTGCTAAATACTCAATATGCACAAAATAGCAAATTTGTGTTTACGTTTCATTACCAACCGTGTGTTCTGAGCCAAAGTTCAactccaaaattatttcagtgttacaGAGCACAGTTGTTCATGTACgtaaaaatgctgtaaaaaaccCAGAGTTTGTGTACATAAGAAACACTCAGCAGCATATTGCTCATGTTTTTTTCCAACACAGTTTAAAAGCTGCCTTCAAAGCTATGCTGCTTTCCACAGTCAATCCCCTTAACCGTAGGAATTTACCCCTGGAAAAGGTACTGGATTCACATCCTTGGAGACTAAATCTCTTCTAGAACAACACAAAGAAAATAGTGTGgacagctctgcagggctctgCTTGTGCATTAGGGTCTGTCCCAGCCTCAAACAAGCTTAATTTGAGCTTTGTTGGTTTTCAGGCAGTATTTTCATTAGACATTTAAGTTACAAGGTAGAGTCTTGACTAcctgggtgaaaaaaaaaaaaggcagggggaggggggaaacagGACACTAAGGGGTGCACGTTCTCAAGGCAGCCAACTCAGTACAAGCATACTGACATAACAGCATCTCAAACAGTGCCTGGAAACAGATGGGGATCAACTGGCATAATCTGTAATTATCTCTAGCAGGTTTTCAgcttaaatattttctataattCTACAGAATTGTTGCCATTCTGCTTTGTTGCAGACTCGAGACAGTTTGGCAACTGATTAGGTAATGATGCGGAGTATCACAGACTTCAGGATTCTCCAAAAGAAAACAGCCTGTTGCTTGTTAATCTGGAGCTACTGGCCAGAGGGGACTGAAAGGACGAAGGCACTCAGTATCTGTCACCTTACCAGCTTTACAGGAAGAGAACACCTGTAATCTCGTGGGGCCAGGCCCAGGAGCTCATCAGAACTGTACAGAGGACTGTCATGCTCTATGACCTGCTCTGGCAGTGGATCGTAATTTAACGTTGAGATAACATTTCGAATACATTCATAGGCTTCCTTTTCTGAAGATGCAAAATGGTCACTACAGCCACTGACTCTAGGAGAGAGAGCAACATTAATTCGTACTgaattaatgaaaactgaattctgatagaaaaaaacaaactaaaggaAAAACCTTAACGTGCACTGTGACTCTCCAAACTCCATGAGAATATTGCATCATTTTGTTCTGGTATGAATGAGTTGAAAGCAGTACGTCAGTGGAATTTCTGTGCAATCCAACCCCAAACTAAATTCCCTGGATATAGACAATAACTTATTACATGTATTGCGGTTATCTGACTGCCACACTAGTATTTGTTTTTGTGAGAAAGGTAAGGAATCTGGTTCCCATCCACACAGCACAGAATGCCAAGAACAAAGAAGCAAAGCCACCCTCTTTCCCCATCTAGAAGGGAATAACTATTCTGACAACTACAGCAATTTCTGACACAGAAAAACAGCATTAAAGAAATGGTTAGATAGCTACTATCAGGTTTATTTCCTCTTTGTTCATCTCCTGCTATGAAGCCCTCATtacagcagaggcaggcaggctttccatttttcttctctgcttcaggTACTTTTACAAGCATTCAGGTTCTTCTCTGCAGCAAGTTAGTCTGGtgtcttcagaagcagagaagacAAATGGAAAGAAGACATAACACCTCTCCACTCATCAGtctagggaagaaaaatgaatttcTTACCCATTTTCCCCACCATCGCAGTATCTGAACACTCACAactggtttttttaatgtatatatccTGATAACgtttacattaggaaaaaaagcgAGACCATCCCTCTTCAACAGCTGGTCCCTCTGAGGCACAGAGGAACTAACCTGCCTGAAGTCACTCAAAGAGTATGTGGAAAAATGGGGAACCAAAACCAGGTTTGTCCAACTCCTGCTTCGCCCCATTAACATCACTTAATTTTACTTCCATTAAGCTGatctaacaaaaaaaccaaccccgtCCCcgaaaaggaaagcaaacagtaATAACACGTTCTACTTTTGGCCCTGATCCTGACCTCTGTACTTATGTGAGATCTCTATCAGagtg
This window contains:
- the RPE65 gene encoding retinoid isomerohydrolase isoform X1; its protein translation is MYSQVEHPAGGYKKLFETVEELSSPVTAHVTGRIPTWLRGSLLRCGPGLFEVGAEPFYHLFDGQALLHKFDFKDGHVTYHRRFVRTDAYVRAMTEKRIVITEFGTYAYPDPCKNIFSRFFSYFKGVEVTDNALVNIYPVGEDYYACTETNFITKINPETLETIKQVDLCKYVSVNGATAHPHVENDGTVYNIGNCFGKNFALAYNIIRIPPLQADKEDPMNRSEVVVQFPCSDRFKPSYVHSFGLTSNYIVFVETPVKINLLKFLSSWSLWGANYMDCFESNETMGVWLHVAEKKKGRLLNIKYRTSAFNLFHHINTYEDNGFLIVDLCTWKGFEFVYNYLYLANLRANWDEVKQQAEKAPQPEARRYVLPLTIDKADTGKNLVTLPYTTATATLRSDETIWLEPEVIFSGPRHAFEFPQINYKKYGGKPYTYTYGLGLNHFVPDRLCKLNVKTKETWVWQELDSYPSEPIFVPHPDALEEDDGVVLSVVVSPGPGPKPAYLLVLNARDMSEVARAEVEVNIPVTFHGLFKRA
- the RPE65 gene encoding retinoid isomerohydrolase isoform X2 produces the protein MYSQVEHPAGGYKKLFETVEELSSPVTAHVTGRIPTWLRGSLLRCGPGLFEVGAEPFYHLFDGQALLHKFDFKDGHVTYHRRFVRTDAYVRAMTEKRIVITEFGTYAYPDPCKNIFSRFFSYFKGVEVTDNALVNIYPVGEDYYACTETNFITKINPETLETIKQVDLCKYVSVNGATAHPHVENDGTVYNIGNCFGKNFALAYNIIRIPPLQADKEDPMNRSEVVVQFPCSDRFKPSYVHSFGLTSNYIVFVETPVKINLLKFLSSWSLWGANYMDCFESNETMGVWLHVAEKKKGRLLNIKYRTSAFNLFHHINTYEDNGFLIVDLCTWKGFEFVYNYLYLANLRANWDEVKQQAEKAPQPEARRYVLPLTIDKLCKLNVKTKETWVWQELDSYPSEPIFVPHPDALEEDDGVVLSVVVSPGPGPKPAYLLVLNARDMSEVARAEVEVNIPVTFHGLFKRA